A genome region from Prionailurus bengalensis isolate Pbe53 chromosome B4, Fcat_Pben_1.1_paternal_pri, whole genome shotgun sequence includes the following:
- the LOC122473323 gene encoding taste receptor type 2 member 46-like has protein sequence MVTALPSIFSIVVIIEFLLGNFANGFIALVNFIDWTKRQKISSVDHILAALAVSRIGLLWVMIINWYATLFNPDFYSLEVRIIFQIAWIVSNHFSIWLATSLSIFYLFKIANFSSLIFLRLKWRVKSVVLVMLLGSLFLLFSHVAAVSIYEKVQTKEYEGNVTWRTKWTDMAHLSNMTVFTLANFIPFATSLTSFVLLIFSLWRHLKRMQLCGKGSQDPSTEVHIRAMQTVVSFLLFFAGYVLNLIVTIWSFNGLQKELFMFCQVLAFVYPSIHSLMLIWGNKKLKQAFLSVLYQEKYWQKEQKHSTP, from the coding sequence ATGGTAACCGCGCTACCGAGCATTTTTTCCATCGTGGTAATAATAGAATTTCTCCTAGGAAATTTTGCCAATGGCTTCATAGCACTGGTGAACTTCATTGACTGGACCAAGAGACAAAAGATCTCCTCAGTTGATCACATTCTCGCTGCTCTGGCTGTCTCCAGAATTGGTTTGCTCTGGGTAATGATAATAAATTGGTATGCAACTTTGTTCAATCCAGATTTCTATAGCTTAGAagtaagaattatttttcaaattgccTGGATAGTAAGCAATCATTTTAGCATCTGGCTGGCTACTAGCCTCagcatattttatttgttcaaaataGCCAACTTCTCCAGCCTTATTTTCCTTCGCCTCAAGTGGAGAGTTAAAAGTGTCGTGCTTGTGATGCTGCTGGGGTCTTTGTTCTTATTGTTTTCTCATGTTGCGGCAGTGAGCATATATGAGAAAGTGCAGACTAAGGAATATGAAGGGAATGTCACTTGGAGGACCAAATGGACGGACATGGCACACCTCTCAAATATGACTGTATTCACACTAGCAAACTTCATACCCTTTGCTACGTCCCTGACGTCTTTTGTGCTGTTGATCTTTTCCCTCTGGAGACATCTCAAGCGGATGCAGCTCTGTGGCAAGGGATCCCAAGATCCCAGCACCGAGGTCCACATAAGGGCCATGCAGACGGTGGtctcctttctcttgttctttgccGGTTACGTTCTGAATCTAATTGTTACAATTTGGAGTTTTAACGGGCTGCAGAAGGAACTGTTCATGTTTTGCCAGGTACTTGCCTTCGTGTATCCTTCGATCCACTCGCTGATGTTGATTTGGGGAAACAAGAAGCTAAAACAGGCCTTTCTGTCTGTTTTATACCAGGAGAAGTACTGGCAGAAAGAACAGAAACACTCAACTCCATAG